One Spinacia oleracea cultivar Varoflay chromosome 4, BTI_SOV_V1, whole genome shotgun sequence DNA segment encodes these proteins:
- the LOC110790434 gene encoding protein MAIN-LIKE 2: MEVTGVVKVVGRLDTIALVRESLRKDSQTFLDHCLGLGGLFRVLSLEKHSILSHFVSKVLSYYNHTSNTFDINGHKLGITLQDVLFLAKLRIDGKPVLIQEYSSKHSATVFVDEEISDVSAAKLYKIIYNTEIEWKKRKMALLMLIARCFIMPSTDGLSMYSPFFEVLSDPDTTSATYAWGAAMLAFLQHHLEKWGQCKENKLAGNVWLLVCFFLVRIPKLWDCLGLESVRGELEARPLDEHELPMRWIIEKVATKSMDRRGSYVKKMHELFESLEDEDICWTPYASWLLPDELKQDKPFVTRLGPIFCNNFVVHHKPHIVAKQFGQVDVNLEGHKLSFFDHRIRFVNNRGSHGHNYTESYKIELLMWNQKLCFLEDESEIEENEGDRIPRRGNRCLIVEPLV; this comes from the exons ATGGAGGTTACTGGAGTAGTAAAAGTTGTGGGTCGCCTTGACACCATTGCTCTAGTTAGGGAATCATTACGTAAGGATTCTCAAACTTTTCTTGACCATTGTCTTGGTTTGGGAGGTCTTTTCAGAGTTTTATCATTAGAGAAACATTCCATTTTGTCGCACTTTGTGTCAAAGGTGTTGAGCTATTATAATCACACTTCCAACACCTTTGACATTAATGGGCATAAACTAGGAATAACACTACAAGATGTGTTATTTCTAGCTAAATTGCGCATTGATGGCAAACCAGTCCTCATCCAAGAATACAGTAGTAAGCATTCTGCTACTGTATTCGTAGATGAGGAGATCTCTGATGTTTCAGCGGCCAAGTTGTACAAGATAATCTACAACACCGAGATCGAATGGAAGAAGCGGAAAATGGCATTGTTGATGCTTATTGCACGGTGCTTCATAATGCCGTCCACCGATGGGCTAAGTATGTATTCCCCCTTCTTTGAAGTGCTAAGTGATCCAGATACCACATCTGCCACTTATGCATGGGGAGCAGCCATGCTAGCTTTTCTTCAGCATCACCTGGAAAAATGGGGTCAATGTAAGGAGAACAAATTAGCTGGCAATGTATGGCTATTGGTG TGCTTCTTCTTGGTGCGGATCCCAAAGCTCTGGGACTGTTTAGGCCTTGAATCAGTGAGAGGTGAGTTGGAGGCGAGGCCATTGGATGAGCACGAGCTTCCTATGAGGTGGATAATTGAAAAGGTGGCTACAAAATCCATGGACCGCCGGGGAAGTTACGTAAAGAAGATGCATGAGCTTTTTGAGAGTCTTGAAGATGAG GATATTTGCTGGACACCCTATGCCTCATGGCTGCTTCCAGACGAGCTTAAACAAGATAAGCCGTTTGTGACTCGTCTTGGCCCTATTTTTTGCAACAATTTTGTGGTTCATCATAAACCACATATTGTTGCAAAACAATTTGGCCAAGTAGACGTAAACTTGGAAGGTCATAAACTCAGCTTTTTTGATCATAGAATTCGATTTGTGAATAATCGTGGGTCTCATGGCCACAATTATACCGAGTCGTACAAGATTGAATTGCTTATGTGGAATCAAAAGCTCTGTTTCCTAGAAGATGAGTCAGAAATAGAAGAAAATGAGGGTGACCGGATTCCGCGGAGGGGCAATCGTTGTTTAATCGTTGAGCCACTTGTCTAG